The Cellulomonas sp. S1-8 genome has a window encoding:
- a CDS encoding DUF2469 domain-containing protein: MSAEDLENYETDMELALYREYRDVVGLFSYVVETERRFYLANHVDLQVRSAAGEVYFELSLVDAWVWDVYRSARFVKSVRVVTFKDVNVEELAKAELDLGSGSGFSR; encoded by the coding sequence GTGAGCGCCGAGGACCTGGAGAACTACGAGACCGACATGGAGCTCGCGCTCTACCGCGAGTACCGCGACGTGGTCGGGCTCTTCTCGTACGTCGTCGAGACGGAGCGACGGTTCTACCTGGCGAACCACGTCGACCTGCAGGTGCGGTCGGCGGCGGGCGAGGTGTACTTCGAGCTGTCGCTCGTCGACGCGTGGGTGTGGGACGTCTACCGGTCCGCGCGATTCGTGAAGTCGGTGCGTGTCGTGACGTTCAAGGACGTCAACGTGGAAGAGCTCGCGAAGGCCGAGCTGGACCTCGGGTCGGGGTCGGGCTTCAGCCGCTGA
- the lepB gene encoding signal peptidase I — protein MTEFRADGTGTTPSPGPATHAPSSAARPLWTPTGAQSGGAGQEWASRARDDQADDADASHRQRDRDAVRRRPSTAWSWVRETGIILVSALVLSLVVKTFLVQAFFIPSQSMRETLVENDRILVTKLTPGPFDLRRGDVAVFKDPGGWLTPEIVEPRSPFAQAVNDGLTFIGLLPQDAGEHLVKRVIGLPGDHVVCAGPGQPITVNGVALDEPYLAPGSQPSERAFDVVVPAGSLWVMGDNRQHSADSRYNQGRAGGGSVPVANVVGVAFVTVWPVDRFTTLRNPTETFANVPDAG, from the coding sequence GTGACAGAGTTCCGAGCCGACGGAACGGGGACGACGCCGTCCCCGGGCCCCGCCACCCACGCACCCTCCAGCGCCGCGCGCCCACTGTGGACCCCCACGGGCGCCCAGAGTGGCGGAGCGGGCCAGGAGTGGGCGTCGCGCGCTCGGGACGACCAGGCCGACGACGCCGACGCGTCCCACCGCCAGCGCGACCGCGACGCCGTCCGCCGCCGGCCCAGCACGGCGTGGTCCTGGGTGCGCGAGACCGGGATCATCCTCGTCAGCGCGCTGGTGCTCTCCCTGGTCGTCAAGACCTTCCTCGTGCAGGCCTTCTTCATCCCGTCGCAGTCCATGCGCGAGACGCTGGTCGAGAACGACCGGATCCTGGTCACCAAGCTGACCCCCGGCCCGTTCGACCTGCGACGCGGCGACGTCGCGGTGTTCAAGGACCCGGGGGGCTGGCTGACGCCCGAGATCGTCGAGCCGCGGAGCCCGTTCGCCCAGGCCGTGAACGACGGGCTGACCTTCATCGGCCTGCTCCCGCAGGACGCCGGCGAGCACCTCGTCAAGCGGGTCATCGGGCTGCCGGGCGACCACGTGGTCTGCGCGGGTCCGGGGCAGCCGATCACGGTCAACGGCGTCGCCCTGGACGAGCCCTACCTCGCCCCGGGCTCGCAGCCGAGCGAGCGGGCCTTCGACGTGGTCGTGCCGGCCGGCTCGCTGTGGGTGATGGGCGACAACCGCCAGCACTCAGCGGACTCGCGGTACAACCAGGGCCGGGCAGGGGGCGGGTCCGTGCCGGTGGCCAACGTCGTCGGTGTGGCGTTCGTCACCGTCTGGCCGGTCGACCGGTTCACGACGCTGCGGAACCCGACCGAGACGTTCGCGAACGTGCCCGACGCGGGATGA
- a CDS encoding ribonuclease HII — MTDLVTGVAPGSTARSAGTPVRRGVARPTPHLRHERALLRTGLRYVAGMDEVGRGSLAGPVSVGVVVVDVATRSAPRGVADSKLLRPAAREALLPALGRWGVARAVGHASADEIDERGIVASLRLAGTRALLAVLAVVDRVDAVVLDGSHDWLTPPAPDLFGTQDDLFSPPRDLPRPAVHLKVKADRSCASVAAASVLAKCERDALMVRHAASHPQYRWDENKGYAAPEHLAALRVHGPSPLHRRSWRLPGLEEAPVVTSGPGWESGTLLPDEVLRGPS; from the coding sequence ATGACGGATCTGGTGACGGGCGTCGCGCCCGGCAGCACGGCCCGGTCGGCCGGGACGCCGGTCCGCCGGGGCGTGGCCCGCCCGACCCCTCACCTGCGGCACGAGCGCGCGCTGCTGCGTACGGGCCTGCGCTACGTCGCGGGCATGGACGAGGTGGGACGGGGTTCGTTGGCCGGTCCGGTGTCGGTGGGCGTGGTCGTGGTGGACGTGGCGACGCGCTCCGCACCGCGCGGCGTCGCGGACTCCAAGCTGCTGCGTCCGGCCGCCAGGGAGGCGCTGCTGCCCGCGCTCGGACGCTGGGGCGTCGCCCGCGCCGTGGGGCACGCGTCGGCCGACGAGATCGACGAGCGCGGCATCGTGGCGTCGCTCCGGCTGGCCGGGACCCGCGCCCTGCTCGCGGTCCTCGCCGTCGTCGACCGGGTGGACGCGGTGGTGCTCGACGGCTCGCACGACTGGTTGACGCCGCCCGCACCGGACCTGTTCGGGACGCAGGACGACCTGTTCTCACCGCCGCGGGACCTGCCGCGGCCGGCCGTGCACCTCAAGGTCAAGGCCGACCGGTCGTGCGCCAGCGTCGCCGCCGCCAGCGTGCTCGCCAAGTGCGAGCGGGACGCGCTCATGGTGCGGCACGCCGCGTCCCACCCGCAGTACCGGTGGGACGAGAACAAGGGGTACGCCGCGCCGGAGCACCTCGCCGCGCTGCGGGTGCACGGCCCGAGTCCGCTGCACCGCCGGTCCTGGCGCCTGCCGGGGCTCGAGGAGGCGCCCGTGGTGACGAGCGGACCGGGGTGGGAGTCGGGCACGCTGCTGCCGGACGAGGTGCTGCGCGGGCCGTCGTGA
- a CDS encoding YraN family protein, producing the protein MRAKDAVGRYGEDVAAAFVARAGWTVLARNWRCSEGELDIVALDGTEVVAVEVKTRRSATYGHPAEAVTYRKLARLRRLTARWLREHDVRATSVRVDVIAVVLPRQGAAQVEHLVGVV; encoded by the coding sequence GTGCGAGCGAAGGACGCGGTCGGGCGGTACGGGGAGGACGTGGCGGCGGCATTCGTCGCACGAGCGGGGTGGACGGTCCTGGCGCGCAACTGGCGCTGCTCGGAGGGGGAGCTCGACATCGTCGCCCTCGACGGCACCGAGGTCGTCGCGGTCGAGGTCAAGACGCGCCGGTCGGCGACCTACGGGCACCCGGCCGAGGCGGTGACCTACCGCAAGCTCGCACGGCTGCGACGCCTGACCGCGCGCTGGTTGCGGGAGCACGACGTGCGCGCCACCTCGGTCCGCGTCGACGTGATCGCCGTGGTCCTTCCACGGCAGGGCGCCGCCCAGGTCGAGCACCTCGTCGGGGTGGTCTGA